The DNA window GACACGTCGAAGCGCCTGTTCGAGTACCTCAAGCGCCAGGGCGTCTCGGTGGAGGCGGAATAGCCTCCGCGTCAGGGCCTAGATGCACATATAGGTGAGCCAGTCGGCGCCGTGCGCAATTCGTAGCCGCACGGCGCTGTTTCTATGTAGGACGTGCCGTTTTTTACGCGGGCGGGTACTATTTCCAAGGTTGTACACCTACGAATGCACAAGCACCCCGTCCGCGCAGCGACAAGGGTGCAAGATTGAATGGAGCCATCGTGAAGGCAGTCATTCCCGCCGCCGGCCTCGGTACGCGTTTTCTTCCCGCGACAAAGGCCGTCCCCAAGGAGCTCCTCCCCGTTCAGGGTCTTCCTGTCATCCAGCAGGTCGTCGAGGAGGCCCTGGCCGTCGATGGCGTCAATGGGGTTGTCATCGTCAACTCCCACGAGAAGCCGGCGATTGAGCAGCACTTCGCCAAGGATTCCGCGCTCGAGCAGACGCTCGAGTCGCGTGGCAAGGACGCCCTTGCCACGTCCGTGAAGCGTGCGGCCGAGCTTCCCGTCTCCTTCGTCTACCAGGACGAGGCCCTTGGCCTTGGCCACGCCGTGCTCCAGGCCGAGCCCGAGATGGATGGCGAGCCGTTCCTCGTCCTTCTCGGTGACTACTTCGTGCCCGGCCATGACATGTGCCGTCGCATGAAGGCGGTCTCCGACGCGCACAATGGCGCCTCCGTCATCGCCGTGGCCGCCGTGCCCGAGGACCAGGTCTCCCGCTACGGCATCATCGCCGGCGAGTGCATCTCGGGCGAGAACGCCGAGGAGCCGGGCGCCGTATGGCGCATCAGCGGCCTTGTCGAGAAGCCCCAGCCCGAGGACGCCCCGAGCCACCTGTTCATCGTGGGCCGCTACCTGCTCTCGCCGCGCATCATGGAGCTGCTCTCCACGCAGGAGCCGGGCGCTGGCAACGAGATCCAGCTGACCGACGCCATGGTCCGTCTGCTCGACACCGAGGAGATGT is part of the Parolsenella massiliensis genome and encodes:
- a CDS encoding UTP--glucose-1-phosphate uridylyltransferase; translated protein: MKAVIPAAGLGTRFLPATKAVPKELLPVQGLPVIQQVVEEALAVDGVNGVVIVNSHEKPAIEQHFAKDSALEQTLESRGKDALATSVKRAAELPVSFVYQDEALGLGHAVLQAEPEMDGEPFLVLLGDYFVPGHDMCRRMKAVSDAHNGASVIAVAAVPEDQVSRYGIIAGECISGENAEEPGAVWRISGLVEKPQPEDAPSHLFIVGRYLLSPRIMELLSTQEPGAGNEIQLTDAMVRLLDTEEMYALVVDVDEGRDTGTPAAWAGVCARAALEDPSTRDAFIEALGGAAQFVR